A single Denticeps clupeoides chromosome 7, fDenClu1.1, whole genome shotgun sequence DNA region contains:
- the ccdc12 gene encoding coiled-coil domain-containing protein 12, with protein sequence MATTVGSLQEQALKRKERLKALRDRQLQVKEPEDGEPDRKRAPEEPEPEQRHRDLKLRNYTPEDEELKERQVPKAKPISVEDKVKDQLEAAVPEPVIEEVDLVNLAPRKPDWDLKRDVAKKLEKLERRTQRAIAELIRERLKGSEDDLAGAVGAVGIEQGLSH encoded by the exons ATGGCGACCACGGTCGGGTCCCTTCAGGAGCAGGCGCTGAAGCGAAAAGAGAGGCTCAAAGCGCTGAGAGACCGACAGCTACAA gTGAAAGAGCCGGAGGATGGGGAACCCGACAGGAAAAGGGCACCAGAGGAGCCAGAACCAGAGCAGAGACACCG GGACCTAAAGCTGAGGAACTACACGCCAGAGGATGAGGAGCTGAAAGAGCGGCAGGTGCCCAAAGCCAAGCCGATCTCAG TGGAAGATAAAGTGAAGGACCAGTTGGAAGCAGCCGTCCCTGAGCCCGTTATTGAAGAAGTG GATTTGGTGAACCTCGCCCCGAGGAAACCAGACTG GGACTTGAAAAGGGACGTGGCAAAGAAGttggagaagctggagaggaGAACACAGAGGGCCATCGCTGAGCTGATCC gggAGCGTCTGAAAGGCAGCGAGGACGACCTGGCCGGGGCAGTGGGAGCTGTGGGTATCGAACAAGGGCTCTCGCACTGA